One part of the Mangrovibacillus cuniculi genome encodes these proteins:
- the spoIID gene encoding stage II sporulation protein D — protein MNQWKWTIGVVVIFVLGAFIVPSLLVTGFSADEEVTNAYLTEAEEKETASLLSWIEDTPNVSVSVYRAAEETVEDIPLEEYVVGVVASEMPAEFEKEALKAQALAARTYIVRQLSVDDPSVPNDAAVTDTVQHQVYKDRKQLKIQWKENYQTNLTKVVEAVKETNGQILTYNGELITASFFSTSNGKTENAEAYWENPFPYLVSVDSPWDKESPKFEQRVVLPIEEFENKLGVRLKDPSKIGIITKRTPGERVAEVKIEDNIFTGREIREKLELASSDFDWVRKGNDVVITTKGYGHGVGMSQYGANGMAKSGKKVEEIIQYYYKGVEVTSAESFLKKAI, from the coding sequence ATGAATCAATGGAAGTGGACCATCGGCGTTGTGGTCATATTTGTGCTCGGAGCATTTATTGTTCCATCGCTATTAGTTACAGGCTTCTCTGCTGACGAAGAAGTAACGAACGCCTATTTAACCGAAGCAGAAGAAAAAGAAACCGCAAGCCTCTTAAGTTGGATTGAGGATACACCAAACGTGAGCGTAAGCGTCTATCGTGCCGCTGAAGAAACAGTGGAAGACATTCCATTAGAAGAATATGTAGTGGGAGTAGTAGCCTCTGAAATGCCGGCAGAATTCGAAAAAGAAGCATTGAAGGCGCAAGCTCTTGCTGCTAGAACATACATTGTTCGTCAGCTTTCCGTTGATGATCCGTCCGTTCCAAATGACGCAGCCGTTACCGACACAGTGCAACATCAGGTGTATAAAGACCGTAAACAGCTGAAAATACAATGGAAAGAAAACTATCAAACGAACCTAACAAAAGTAGTAGAAGCAGTCAAAGAAACTAATGGGCAAATTCTTACCTACAACGGTGAGCTCATCACAGCATCTTTCTTCTCCACTAGTAACGGAAAAACGGAAAACGCGGAAGCCTATTGGGAAAATCCATTTCCATACTTAGTCAGTGTAGATAGTCCATGGGATAAAGAATCGCCGAAGTTTGAACAGCGTGTAGTTCTTCCTATAGAAGAGTTCGAGAATAAGTTAGGCGTTCGCCTGAAGGATCCTAGCAAAATCGGAATTATCACCAAGCGTACACCAGGCGAACGTGTCGCAGAAGTGAAGATAGAAGATAATATTTTTACCGGACGTGAGATCCGAGAGAAATTAGAGCTTGCATCCTCCGACTTTGACTGGGTCCGAAAAGGGAACGACGTCGTCATTACGACAAAGGGCTACGGGCACGGAGTTGGTATGAGTCAGTACGGGGCAAACGGCATGGCTAAATCGGGGAAAAAAGTAGAAGAAATAATTCAATACTATTATAAAGGGGTAGAAGTAACGTCTGCAGAATCATTTTTGAAAAAAGCAATCTAG
- the murA gene encoding UDP-N-acetylglucosamine 1-carboxyvinyltransferase, which translates to MDKIIVRGGKQLKGTVNVEGAKNAVLPVIAATLLASEGKSVIKNAPTLSDVYTINQVLRSLNAEVDYDGYQIEVDATKKLAIEAPFEYVRKMRASVLVMGSLLARTGKARVALPGGCAIGSRPIDLHLKGFEAMGAKVRVGNGFIEAEVDGPLKGAKIYFDFPSVGATQNVMMAAALAQGTTILENVAKEPEIEDLANFINKMGGRITGAGTGTIRIEGVEKLVGVEHTIIPDRIEAGTFMIAAAVTEGDVLVRGAIAEHMASLVSKLEEMGVSITPEEDGLRVKGPKALKPVDIKTMPHPGFPTDMQAQMMALLLCANGTSMITETVFENRFMHVEEFRRMNADMKIEGRSVIVTGPSNLQGAEVAATDLRAAAALTIAGLRAEGYTRVTELKHLDRGYLNFHNKLAALGADIERVTEQVEETPVIKDAKAL; encoded by the coding sequence TTGGATAAAATCATCGTCCGCGGCGGTAAACAGTTAAAGGGAACGGTTAACGTAGAAGGAGCAAAGAATGCCGTTCTACCTGTCATCGCTGCTACATTATTAGCAAGTGAAGGGAAAAGTGTTATTAAAAACGCACCAACACTTTCTGATGTATATACAATCAATCAAGTACTTCGTTCATTAAATGCTGAAGTGGACTACGACGGCTATCAAATCGAAGTAGATGCTACAAAGAAATTAGCTATTGAAGCTCCATTTGAATATGTACGTAAAATGCGTGCATCCGTTCTTGTAATGGGTTCACTTTTAGCGCGTACTGGAAAAGCTCGTGTTGCACTACCAGGTGGATGTGCGATCGGATCCCGTCCTATCGACCTTCACTTGAAAGGTTTTGAAGCAATGGGTGCGAAAGTTCGCGTTGGTAATGGATTTATTGAAGCAGAAGTGGATGGTCCTCTAAAAGGTGCAAAAATCTATTTTGACTTCCCAAGCGTAGGAGCTACACAAAACGTAATGATGGCTGCTGCTTTAGCACAAGGAACAACTATCCTTGAGAACGTAGCAAAAGAGCCGGAAATCGAAGACCTAGCTAACTTTATTAATAAAATGGGTGGCCGCATTACTGGTGCTGGAACAGGTACAATCCGCATCGAAGGGGTAGAAAAGCTAGTGGGTGTAGAACACACTATCATCCCTGATCGTATTGAAGCAGGAACATTTATGATTGCTGCAGCAGTTACAGAAGGTGATGTTTTAGTTCGTGGAGCAATCGCAGAGCATATGGCTTCTTTAGTTTCCAAATTAGAAGAGATGGGCGTTTCGATTACCCCAGAAGAAGATGGACTACGTGTAAAAGGTCCAAAAGCGCTTAAACCAGTTGATATTAAGACAATGCCTCATCCAGGCTTCCCAACGGATATGCAAGCGCAAATGATGGCACTGCTTTTATGTGCAAACGGAACAAGCATGATTACAGAAACTGTTTTCGAAAATCGTTTCATGCATGTGGAAGAATTCCGTCGCATGAATGCGGACATGAAAATTGAAGGCCGCTCTGTCATCGTAACAGGACCTAGTAACCTTCAAGGAGCAGAAGTTGCTGCGACAGACCTACGTGCTGCTGCTGCGTTAACGATTGCTGGACTTCGTGCAGAAGGCTATACTCGTGTAACAGAACTGAAGCATTTAGACCGTGGATACCTAAACTTCCACAACAAACTTGCTGCTCTTGGTGCAGACATCGAACGTGTAACAGAACAAGTAGAAGAAACACCAGTAATAAAAGACGCAAAAGCTCTATAA